atcttaaggtggccaaacaggtggataaagcgatggtaaaagccaaaaagctgcttggctgcacatggagaggaagggtcagcagaaaaagggaggagatattgcccctgtataggtccctggtgagacctcactgggaatactgagtacaatccTGGAGACTCcaccttcaaagggatataaacaggatggagtctctCCAGGGGGAGGCTACTAACCTGGTCAGTGGTGTTTgctctaaagcacatggggatagacttaaagatctaaagatGAATacctagaggaaaggggagataggggagataggttagagacattcaaatatctcaaaggtttccatgcacaggggatgagcattttccaatggaaaggaggctgtagaacgaggggtcatgagatgagggtgaaagggggcagattcgagagtaatcttaggaaatatttctttacagaaagggtggtagatgtgtggaacagccttccagtggaattggtggagacaagaacagtatctgaattcaggaaagcaagggataaatgcaggggatcaccgaggtagaggaagggactataaagcagAATGGGAGATGTAGATGGACTTTATCTCTTGTTATGTTCTACGTTTCTGTTCCCCCACTCTTACTAGTGGTAGGgattgtgtggatgggcagactaaataagGTACATTTTTTCTGCCATGACATTTCTATGTGGCAGATTGTCTGGGGTCTCAGCTTCACTTGAAAGTGTGTGGAGCCTCCAGGGTCACCTGAGGGTGGGTGAGTTCTCTGATCCCACCTGAGCACATGTACAAGCATGGCCTCAAGTGTGTGTTGGCAAACACTGGCTTCAAATGAGCGTGCAGGGTTTCTGAGTTCACCTGAATTATTATAGGGATGGTCTTCAGGTATAATTGTATGTACATAGGATCTTGGCCTCATCTAAGCATGTGTAGGGTCTCTGGTTTCACTTGGGGCTTCAGCATTACCTGAGAATGCACAGGACCTCCAGATCAGACAAAGATGGCCAGCATCTAAGAATGGGAGCAGCCATGTCTGTACCTGTGGGAGGTGGGGCCTTCGATTTCACATAAAGGTGTGCAGGCTCTACAGGCTCACCTGAATAGGACTTGGGGCCTTTGGTGTAAGTGTAGTCTTGGGTTCAGATGGGTTTGTGAGCAGCTATGTCTTCAGTGATGGGTGGGTGGGGTACTGATCTTACTTGAGAGAGTATGCAGGGCCACTAGCTTCACCTGAGTGTGTTTGAGATTACCAGAGGGTGTGCAGGGTCACTTCAGACTCACCTGAGGGTGCGCAGAGCCTCCGGAGTCAGCCAGTCTTTCCACTCTTCAGCCATAGCCTCATACAACCACTGTGAAGACTGGTTTCCATGTATGTAGGGTGGTGGGAAGCTGTTCACAGGTGTGCTCTCATGGTTGCCCACAGCTGGGTAGACTGGTAAGTGACCCAGATACTTGCGGATGAGGCTAGTGATATTTCTGAGTGCCAGCAGCTGATCTGTGCGAGTTTGCTCCCAGATGTTGTGTGCTGGGATATCTCCAGTCCAGTAGACATAGTTGAAGGGGCCAGACGTGGCCAGATGCTGAAGCAGATTCTCGATGGTGTGCAGTGGCAGGTCACATTTGCTGTACTCCCCCCAGTGTCCAGCTCCACGGTGGCCTATCCCACTCCCATTGCGGCAGCAGAGTGGCTCCTTACAGTCTGGGTTACTTCCTGGGACGTAGGCCCGGTCCCAGTGCACATCTGTCAGGTACAGCACACGGCTCGTGGGGGAGCCAGGGTGCGGGGGCAATGGTGGTTTGACTGGTGGCTTGGGCGTGTTCGGCAGTGTGATGTTCCAGTCTGAATAGATGTCCCAGTGTCCACAAGAACTACCCAGGAGCAGGCCACAGATCTCAATGGGCCTGAGGACAGAGCTGATCCAGGCAGATATCATGTCATCCCTGAAGAGCTGCACAACTTCAACACATATCTGCCTCTCCTCCAGCTTCAGCTTCATGCACACCCAGGCAGCTAGATCCGCTACATGCTCCATGTTATCCTCGGTCTGTGGGGtggtggagagagggaagggaaacagTCATGGCAGAGGGATAGGAgagcaatgagagagagagagagagagaaagaaactcaaTTAGAGGTGATGGATACAATGAGAGCTTCAGTCAGCAGGGTGTGTGTAACATGGGGCCCGAAAACTTACACAACAGGTCTCTGGGGAATATGAAATCTTAAGCACAGGACCTCCACAGATGCAACCTGAACacaacatttatgtatttatttaagggattttatataccgcggcacgtttagAACATCACCTCTGTTCACAATGAAACAtaatgtagcaacaggctttacataaaacacgAGAACATAATAAACGGAAGCAGGTATAAGATAAATATAATTGGAAAGGGGGGAGGTAGGTAAACAAAACTTAATAACTAAACCATGAGTGCAACATGAGCATGACTATGGGTAATCACCAATACAATTGAAAAAAGATGCGGATAAGCATACAAACAGCTGATCAGCCTACAGACAGCTGAGCATAAGTACCAATGAGCAAGGAAATATATGAGCATATATAAGCATGTATAAGCATAAGGACCGAAGAGCATAGATATATATGAGCATATATAAGCATAAAATGATCATAAGTACAGAAGAGCATAAATATATATGAACATAAAAGCAGTTGAGCATATATACAGAACTATCAGGGTATAAATGAAGTGTTGTGCAATGGGAATGgggaggatgaagaggaggaggaattgtAAGGGAAAAGTCTTGTGTGAGGCTGGGATTATGTGGATTATGGGAGAACGCCCTGAAGGTGGGTAAAGTAGAGAAACGATCAAGAGTATGCCTGCTTGCATAGCCAGGTCTTgtggttttgtttgaatttcctgTGGCATGATTCCTGGCGAAGACTTgggggcattttgttccattggGCTATTCCTGCAATAGTAAGAGAGCGTTCTCTTGTGGATATAAGTTTGTATGTTTTGGGTGATGGTGTAATAACTTTCGCCTGATGATGCGTTCTGGTAGGTCTATTCGGGTTGCTGAAGATGAATTgttcagagaaccattgcatattgtGATTGTGTATGGACTTTAAGTGTAAgggttttatatattatcctgtatgagattggaagccagtgtaggaactggagaaccggtgtaatatgttcatgacgatgggtgttggtgagtaagtgggcagcagcattttgtagcatctgcaatggttgtattgagttttttggaaggcctattggatcgcattacagtagtcaagttttgacaGGATACTTGGACACTTGGATACTTGACAGGAtgacttggagtactgtgcgaaagtcataggggtgtaggaggggtttgagtctttttagagtGTGGAGTTTGAAGATGCCATttttgatggtggaggagatgaACGTTTTCAGATTGAGGTGGTTGTCAATATTTACGCCGAGGCTGCGGACATGTTGAGAGGTGGTGTAAGGGGGGGATTGTGAGTGGGACAATGGGGTGTGGAAGGAGATATTGTGGGGTGATATGATGAGAAGCTCTGTTTTGGTAGCGTTAAGAGCCAGGAAGTTGTCTAAGAGGAGTTTTATTAATGTCAGTGTGGGCTGAGTTCCAAATTTTTAAGGCGTTCGTGAGAGAGTCTGTAATGGGGATAAGGATCTGCGCACATCATCAGCGTGGATGAAGTGTGGGAGACCAAGTTTGGAGAGTAGTTGACAGaaagggaggaggtaaatgttaaatagtgtggaggagagagaggagccttgtggcaCTCCTTGTGATAGTCTGATAGGTTTTGATTCATAGTGTCCGATTTTTACACTGTAATATCTGTCgttaaggtatgattggaaccataggAGGGGGGtaccagagatgccaatttctTTAAGGCGCTTTAGGAGGCTGTGGTGATCAGAaaagtggttgacagtgtcaaatgcggctgaaaTATCTAATAGAGCAAGAATATAGGATTTTCCTTTGTCTAGGGCTTTGAGTATGCATTCCGAgagggagataaggagggtttcggtgctatgATGTTTACGAAACCCATATTGCGATGGGAATAGAATATGATTTTCATCAGGTAGTCAGTCAGCTGCTGGTTGATGattttttccagaatttttgaTAAGAAGGGGAGGTTAGATACTGGGCGATAGCAGGTTCCGCGGGATCAAGTTCAGGTTTTTTGAGGATAGATTTTACAATGGCCTTTTTGAGTTGCATTGGAACCAAGCCAAGGGAAATGGATTTGTTAATGATATTGGCTATGGGTTTTGCTATTATATTGGGTATGGTGAGGAGTGTCTTAGTAGGGATAGTGTCTGAGAAATGCACTgcgggttttaatttttttttttttgagtgtggACTCTATTTCTAAAGGCGATGTATTCTCGAATGAGGTAAGTGTAGCTGTGGTGTTTGCAGATACAGAGGATTTGTGTAAAAGGATGTTATACATGGAGTTCTTGGGGGAAGTGTTGGTGGGTATGAGGGAATAGTtgggtgtagggggggggggggagagaagcgtGTCATAAGGCGAGTTTTTCACATTTGGATTGGTCATCATTGTTGGGAAGAATGTTAGGGGGAAGGTGATAAGGTTGGATACACATTGAAAGAGGGCTCGGGGGTTGAATTGGAACTGGTGAATTCTTTgagagtagaagtcttttttggctttgtcCGTGGCTTTACTATAGGTGTGAAGTAAGTTTTGGAACTTCGATTGTAAGGCAGGGAGTTGTTCTTTGTGCTATCTTTTTTCAAGTTTTCCGAGTTTCGTTTTCATGGCTCtgagttcaggggtgtaccaaggtttctttctGTTGTTGGCTGGATTGATTACTTTGCATTGTGTGGGGCATAACATGGAGTAGAAGGAAGGGACATGTGTATGTTTCCAGGTCAGGCCATCCTGTTACCAGAGAGCCATATGGGATCATAAAGTAATCAGAAACCAAAGACAGTAAGGATGCAGGTATCCAAACTAGGGAAAATgtcggcagataaagaccatttggttcacccagtctgcccagtgtaCCCACCTACTGTGCTATCGCAGATCTCGCCTGGCCTGTGctcctcccagtccctccctttTGTCCCCAGTGTCCCATGAaagcttgaattctgtcactctTGTAGCTCCTGTAACCTGCACTGGAATTGTGCTCCAGGTGTCTACCCCTGGAAGCGGTACCCTGCTTTGATTTATCTTACAAAAGACAGTGTATTAAGATAAACTAATAAACTAAACTCTTCGTGACAAAACTGTTTTCTCATGTTCCTTTTGAGCCTCCCTCCTTTCAGCTTCATGTGATGACCCTCGTCCTTGACCTCTGCGTTTTATTGGAATACTGCCTTCAGACAGTCCTTTGAAGTCTGATGGATATTCAAATGATTTTATCATTCATTTCCCTCCATTCTTCCAGAAAGAGCATCGTTagcttcttcacagagagggtggtgaatgcctggaatgtgctaacggagaaggtggtgaagacgaaaactgtgaaagatttcaaaggggcatgggataaccactgtggatccctaaaggttagaggatggagaTAAGGAAAGGAGcgcaagggggtaacttgctgatgtggcggttactacccttaaccaataagcctgatacttcagaTGCAACtcccagcattgctctctgcttcaatggcaagccataacggggaattggattcacacagcaaccaacaagggccctgaatgtTATGGTCTGGGAAAAGGATAAGCAAGGGAGTAACCTACATAGCacaacagatactaccataagaagcttgctggcaggctggatggaccatttagtacttttctgcagtcatttctatgtttctatgctatggaccattttagaaacatgatggcagaaagtctgtatggcccatccaattGCCCATCTGTCCAAATAATTTAGCactataattcccatcacttccttcgagatcccctgtatttatcccatgctttcttgaattgagATAGTTTTGTCCCCACCACTTCCACGGGGAAGCTGTaattctctgtaaagaaatattttctaagcttactcctgagtctaccccctttcaccctcatcccatgatctagagtctcctttccattgaaaaaggctcaactcgtgtgcatagaaacctttgggatatttgaatgtctcgatcctatctcccctatctcgcctttcctctagggtattcatgtttagatctttaagtctatccccatgtgccatagaatgaagaccactgaccatgttagcagcctccccCTGGACCGacttcatcctgtttatatcattttgaaggtgcggtctccagaattgtacttgTACCGGTGCTTattactatatttataaatgatttggaaaggggtgatcaaatttgcggatgatacaaaattattcagagtagttaaatcacaagcagattgtgataaattgcaggaagactttctgagactggaagattgggcatcaaaatggcagatgaaatttaatgtggataagtgcaaggtgatgcatatagggaaaaataacccttgctgtagttacacaatgttaggtcccatattaggagctaccatccaggaaaaatatctaggcatcatagtggataacacattgaaatcactggctcagtgtgctgtgatgatcagaaaagtaaaaagaatgttgggaattattaggaagggaatggtgaataaaatggaaaatgtcataatggctctgtatcgctccatggtgagaccgcaccttgagaattgtgtgcacctccgcatctcaaaaatgatataactgcactggagaaaatgcagagaaggataaacaaaatgataaggggcatgttacagctgccctatgaggaaaggctgaagaggttagggctgttcagcttggagaagagacggctgaggggggatatgatagaggtctttaagatcatgagaggtcttgaacgagtagatgtgactcggttatttactctctcagataatagatgaaccagggggcactccatgaagttaacaagaaGCTAATttaaaagaaactgaagaaaattcttttttactcagtgcatagttaagctctggaattcattgccagaggatgtggttacagcagttagtgtaactgggtttaaaaaaggtttggataagttcctagaggaaaaatccatgaactgctattacggtaattaataagcaatagtagcttgtgatctgtctaatgtttgggtacttgccaggttcttgtggcctggtttggcctcggttggaaacaggatgctgggcttgatggacccttggtctgacccagcatggcaatttcttatgttcttaagtgaggtctcactaatctatacaggagcaatatcacctcccttttctgctgaccagtcctctccctatgcatctgagcagctttctggcttttaccatcactttatccccatgtttggcctccttatgatcatcagatacaattagtCCCAGTTCCTTTGTGCtttgaagaatttcacctccaatactgcaccTCTCCCTTGGTTTTATGCATTCTCAGTGCATTACTCTGTatgttttagcattaaatcttagctggcagaccttagaccattccccGAGCTTTGCTATATCCTTCCTCATTTTTTCCACTCCtccctggctgtccaccctgttacaaattttggtatcatcagcaaagagACAAACTTTTCCCAATAACCCTTTTGttatatcacttacaaaaatgttgaaaagcactggtccaagcatCGATCCCTGAGACACAttgctagtaacaaccccctcctcggagaaatctccatttaccactgccccttctcacctcccactcagccagtttctaacccagtcgcTCACTCTAGGATGCAGACCAAGGGCAAACAATGTATTTATGTCTCCTATGCAGAACCGTGTCAGAGGCCTCGCTGGAATCCAGTTACATAcatcttccttgatccaactctctggtcacccaatcaaagaaattgatcagattcatctgacaagctttacctctggtaaacccaggctgcctcagatcttgcaatccatggATTCCTCTGTTTTAGCATCAGTTCCATTAGTTTGTTTAtaacagaggtcagactaactggtctgtgattcccagcctcctccttacctccacTTATGTGAATAGGATCCACATCCGCCCATccccagtcctccagaactactccagactctaaggaagcagTGAAAAGGTCACCagaggagctgccaggacatctctaagttcccttagtgcCCTCGGATGtgtcccatccggccccatcaccttatctacttgaAGTTTAGTTAGTTCCTCACGAGctcactgttctgaaaatcgattgaggtttatcTGACTTCCAGTCTtacttgtgtttgttttatgtgatcCTGCTCCAAGCCCTTCCCACAGTgagcactgaacagaaatatttgttaagcaattatgttttttcctcttcagcctctacatcttcctctccttcacctctgagtctcacaataacacttttgcacttccttctatc
This sequence is a window from Rhinatrema bivittatum chromosome 5, aRhiBiv1.1, whole genome shotgun sequence. Protein-coding genes within it:
- the SMPD1 gene encoding sphingomyelin phosphodiesterase isoform X2, which codes for MMGSLAGAWLTLALSCLLTLPCAGTAHPAMEYQQLHHVLPRLGMQLGWRNLSCPVCKIIFTVIDIGLETEDNMEHVADLAAWVCMKLKLEERQICVEVVQLFRDDMISAWISSVLRPIEICGLLLGSSCGHWDIYSDWNITLPNTPKPPVKPPLPPHPGSPTSRVLYLTDVHWDRAYVPGSNPDCKEPLCCRNGSGIGHRGAGHWGEYSKCDLPLHTIENLLQHLATSGPFNYVYWTGDIPAHNIWEQTRTDQLLALRNITSLIRKYLGHLPVYPAVGNHESTPVNSFPPPYIHGNQSSQWLYEAMAEEWKDWLTPEALRTLRLGGFYTLKLSPGLRLVSLNMNFCALENFWLLINSTDPAGQLQWLAGVLQGAEDRKEKVHIIGHIPPAYCIKSWSWNYYHIISRYESTVSAQFFGHTHVDEFEMFYDEETLTRPVSVAFLSPSVTTYIHLNPAAHYKTVMQIKPERGARLQ